The Sulfurimonas aquatica genomic sequence GTATATTACCTGCTGTTTCTGTTTCAATATCTTCTGGTGCTTTTTCTTTATAGTCAGGAACATCACTATAAGATTGGGACTTTACAAGTACAGGTGAATCTACTGGTTCTAGATCATCATCAAACTTTATTTCATCTTGCTTAAACTTTGCATTACCTAAAGCTGTATTTGCATCAGTCTCTTTACCATCACGTGCTTTAAAGTCTAGGTTTAGCTCACCTTCAGGTGTAGTACTACTCTCCTCACCAGATGCAGTCTCTACTTCATCCATCTGATCTATATCACCCATAAGATCATCAAAGTACTCATCATCTTCAAACGCTACTTCTTCATCTAAAAATGCTGCTTCAAAAAGAGAAGTGTCAAAAAGTAATGGTTCGTTTCCAGCTAAAACAATCTCACCCGAATTTTCTTCTAGAGCTACGACAATAGAGCTATTAACATTACCATCACCAACAACTTTTTCACCTTCAAAAATCGCATCGCCGATAAGAAGTACTCTCTCTACTCCATCAGCATTGATAGCTTTAAACTCACCCTCTATTTTTGTAACATATCCAATAATTTTTGACATAAGAACTCCTGAGACTTTTTTAATTGTCTCATATTACAACTATTTTAGGAACATAACAATAATACTTTGGTATTATATTTGACTAAATATTGAAGGTAAATAGGTAAAACAGAGTGCAAATACATAAGTTATTTTTATTTATTATTTTTATACTTATGCTTAAGCAAAACCTTTTTGCAGAGCTTATAACTCCAGAGCTTATCACTGATGCTGAGAAAAAATACAATAAATTTGCTAAAAACCGATTTATCTCCATAGACGAAAAACTCCTTAAAAAATTAAAAGATGAAGATGACATCAAAAAGCTAAACTTTGTTAACACTTGGGTCAATTACATAAAGTACAAAAGTGATAAAAAGCTTTATGGGGTTAATGACTACTGGGCTACTCTTTATGAATTCGTTGGAAAAAATGAAGGTGATTGTGAAGATTATACTATTGCAAAATATTACATACTTAAAGAGTTAGGGGTCAATCCAAAAAGGATGAAGTTCACCTATGTTATATATAAAGACAGAAAAGGCAAAAAAATATCTCACATGGTTTTATCCTATCTCAAAAAACCAAAACCAAAATCTAAAAAAGATATTTTAATTTTAGATAACAATAATAAAATGGTTTTACCAGCTTCAAAAAGACCCGACTTAGTAAAGGTTGTCAAAATGATGAATGGTGACACTGGAGCAAAATCTAAAAAATGGAAAAAACTCGAACTTGACATGAAAAGGAAAAAACTATGACACTCTATAAACAGATAGCGCTTATCACCTCGATGATTATTATTATATTGCTCTCTTCGGTAATGGTGATAAATTATCAATCAGCAAAGGATGATATGCTACAAAGCTTGTATGAGACAACTGTAAATAATATATCAACACTCACAAGTAAACTAGCAGAAGCTAGTGATGAGAGAGCACTTCTAGTGACAACAATAGACTCCGAGTTTGATAGTGGATACTATAAAATGATTCACTTTGAGTCCAATGATGGGAAAAGTGATTATAAACAGATAGACAATCATCCAATCGAGGGAGTTCCTTTATGGTTTATCAATTTTGCAAATATTGAACTTCAAACAGTTTCAGCAGATGTCTCCTCAGGATGGAGTATGATAGGTAGAGTACATGTTCAAGGCGATGTAGCTATTGTATATAAAGCACTTTATGAAACATTTACAAAACTATTTTATCTCTTTATAGTCTTCTTATCTGTGACATTAACTATACTAAGCTTTCTTCTGCGTTTAGTTCTAAAACCACTATATAGAATACAAAAACAGGCAGAAGCTATACTGAAAAATGAGTTTATCATTCAAGAAGAGATGCCATATACTACAGAGTTTAAAGATGTCGTTATGGGCATGAATGCTATGGTAAGAAAAGTTGAAGATATTTTTCACAAAGGAAATCAGGCGGCTCAAAGAAACAAAGAACTACTCTATAACGATCCAACTACAAAACTTTTCAATAGACGATACCTAATGCTCAAGCTTCCAGACTTAATCAAAGAAGAAAATAAGACCTATGGTGGAACCATCATCTTTATTGCTCTTAGTGGTGCTGAAGTTATCAACCAAGTTTTAGGTCGTCAAAAAGCGGATGAGATGTTTTTAGAGATAGCAAAAGACTTTAACGAAGTATATAAAATGTTTGACAGTAGAGTCGTAGCTCGTGTAAATGGCACTGAATTTACCCTTATGTTACCTGACTGTGAAGCGGACGAAGCATCTCAAAATGCTCAAAGAATCAATGAACACTTTAATAAGTTAATTGAGATAAATGCACTTGATCCTAAGAGTGTATATATTAACATAGGTCTCTATAGATACAAACCAACAGTTAATATAGGAGACTTACTTACAAGAGCAGATAACGCACTCTCTCGTGCTAAAGCATTTGAGGAGGACAATATCTGCCTTTATGAGGAAAAAGATGAAACAAATGCACTCGGAAAAGAGCAATGGAGAAGCATTATAGAAGAGTCAATCGAGAAAAATCACTTTAGTCTAAAATTTTGGCCAACACTCAATGCCAAAACTAAAAAAATCGACCATAAAGTAATGACTTTCACTATAGATGGAGGTGAAAATAAAAAGTACTTTTATGGTGACTTTATAGCGCCTGCGATTAATCTTGGACTTGTTTCTAAAATGTATATAGTAGCACTTCGTGATCTCATTACAACCAAACATGAAGAGATAGATGACTGTTTATGCTCAATTCGTCTCTCAAAAGAGTTTATCAATGATCCTAGCTCATATAATGAGTTGTCATCACTTTTTTCTCAGTATGCAAGAACTCTTAACTTTAAACTCTCATTTGAAGTCACAGATACATTTGCGATCAAAAATACAGAAGCCGTTGAAGCATTTGTAAGGCTTTTTGCTAAGTATGGTTTTGGTTTTGGAATAAACTCTTTTACTGGAGAGTCTAATGATTTTACATATCTAAAACAGCTCAACCCTGCATTTTTAAAAGCAGATACAGCTTTTTTACTTGACCAGTCACATGATTCTATGAGTGCGATTCAAATTATGACAGACTCCTTGGGTATAGAAATCATAGCGACGTTTGTTAGAACAAACGAGGAGTTAGAAGCTCTTCAAAAAATGCATATAAATAGTGTTCAAGGACCAGTTACAGATATGCTTCTGTAACTATTCTCTACCAATCATCTAAGACGAAACCTTTTGGTTCTTCGTCTGCTTCTTGGACATCAACATTTTCATTTATCTCTGGCTCTATCACTTTTTTCTCTTTAGGCTTACTCATCTGTTCTTCAAACTGAAGCTCTAGCCCTTTAGAAGTCATGATAAAACCATCAACTCTTATCTTTCCATCATGTATTAAGTGGTGATGCTCTTTACATAAAGGAACTAAATTATGCTTATTATCTTGATGGAAATGTCCAATAAAGCCAGCACCATCGGCAAGTGAACGCTGAGAGATATGGTGAACATCTTCTGCAATAGCACCACAGATAATACATTTTGTAACATAGAGGTCTTTGTTATACTTACTTGTCTTTTTCTTCACAAGCAGTTCTAACTCATCAAAATCATTTGATAAACGCTTACGGATTTTATTTGCCTCTTCTAAGAACTCATCATCCATATGAAGCGACTTTGCAAACTCTAAACCATATATGCTACTTCCACTGCCTTGTTGGAGCTTACGGTTAAAAATAAGTGCGTCTTTTTCTTCATCATACTCTACGCTTAGGTGCAGGTCCACTACGTTTTTAAGAGTCGTTATCTCTTTCATAGTTGAGAGTTGGTGCAGGTGCGTTGCAAAAAGAAAAAGACACCTAGTTTTTGCCAACTTTTTAATAGCGCTTGCGACTATCGCCACGCCTGATAGTGTTTCCGTTCCATGACTTATCTCATCTCCCAAGACTAAAGAGCGAACGGTTGAACGGTTAAAAATATTTTTAAGTTCAAGCATCTCAACAGCAAAGGTTGAAAGACCTTTAGCAAGGTTGTCTTTAGAGACAATACGAGTAAAGAGTGAATCAAAGATACTAAACTTCATAACAGCAGCGGAGACAAAAAATCCACTCTGAGCCATAAGTGTAGCTATCCCTATACTTTTCATAAGTGAAGATTTACCACTAGAGTTTATGCCATAGAGTAAAACACCATTTATCTCATGTCCATCATGAACGCTCACTTCAAGCATTACAGTATCTGGATGAGGCAGGTCCATATAGTCACGATTACCCATAACTATGTCATTGGGAACGTAAAGGCCACCTCTCTCTTGTATCTCAATGAGAGGATGACGAAGTTGCATTATCTGTATAAAGTTTTCATCACCTTTTGGCTCTACTATCATTGGACGGGAGTGTTTATAGAGTTGAGCCACCTTAGATGAGCTAACGCCAACGTCAAGGTCTGAGACATATGAGATAACTCTATCAAAAAGAAGTGCGTAACGGCGTTCATAAACACCCTGAAGCTGTATAAACCTATCTTTAACTAGCGTTACTATCTTTCTTCTGTTTTTCATTATCTTATCAGAGAGATCATCTGTAAAAGTAGAAGTTATTTTGACAGAGTTGGTAAGCTTTTTTACATTGTACTTTGAGAACTCTTCATCACTTTTAAATTCAGCTTCTATAAGTGAGTATCTATTTTTACTCAAAGAGATATAATAACCCTCTTTTTCCAAAAGTCCAAGAGTAACCAAACGACTAGAACTTCCCGCGTTTTGTGAGAGTAAAATACTTTCTATGCGTTTGATGATGTCCTCAAATGCTATGAGCATTACCGCGTTCTCTTTAACAAGAGTATCTATGGACTCATCAACGCCATTCATTAAGAAGTTCTCATCTACGGTCGCATTGGTAAAACGTCGTGATACGTCTAGATCTATGCTTTTGTTAATATCTCTTAAAAACTCTTCAACCTCACTCTCATGAAAAGGAGTCTTTTGAATCTTATGTTTTTTGACATACATCATCAATTCTTTAACGCTACTCATAGAGTCGTAAATGTGATTCATTTCAAATGGATGCAGGCGACCAAGATTCAACCTACGAGATAAACGCTCTAAATCATAAACGCCACGCATCATCTCATCTAAGTATCTCGTGTGCGAAGAGACTCTCTCTATGAGGTTATATCGGCGTTCAAGTTCCGCTTTTTCCATGATGGGATTAAGTAGACGCTCTTTTAGTAAACGCCGACCAATTGCAGTTGCACTTCTATCCATCATCTTTAGAAGCGTAAACTCTTGCCTATCTTTAGAGATGATACCCATCTGCTCTAACGCATTGTTTCCAAGATACATAAAACGGCGATTATCTATTAAACGCGGCATAGACATCTTTTGAACTATGTGATAATCATGCTCTATTACAAAATGAATTAAGATTGCAAGAGACTCTGTAATCATAGGGGAGCGTTCAAGGTCTAAATGCTCTATTGGCGAGAGAAGAGATTGTATCTGATAGACCTCTTTAAATAGCTCATTTTGAAAATCTATGCGAGGTCTTTGGTTATTGACAGAGTAGTGATAATGCTCAGGAATTTCGAGGTACTGCATCACATGGCGTTGCTCTTCTACCCCATCTAAAAACGTAATAACTATCTCACTTGTTTTATATACGTTTAAAAGGTTAAAAACTTCATCAAGTGCATATGATGGGTCTTCGCTTGTAGAGTGTGTCTCATAGAGCCAAGTCTTTCCAGTCGTTACGTCTATTGCCGAGTAGCCAACACTATAAACATCTCTATATTTATCTACAAGAATTGAGACTATGTAGTTATCATCATTATCTACTATATGGTCAAAATTTGTTCCTGGTGAGACTATTTGAGCGATATATCTACTTATCTTTGGTGGATTGCCTTTTTGTTTTACAACTATGATAGTATATTTTTGCTCTGAAATAAGGCGGCTTAAATAACGTTCAAATGAAACTGCAGGTACGCCCGCAAGAAGTGGATTTTTATCTGAGTTTTCAATGATGTTTTTATTTTTTTTAGTGAGTTGGATATTAAGTAGTTCAGCCATCTCTTTGGCTTTACCAATCTGCTCTTCATCGTTATTTACTTCATATACTTCAAAAAATGTGCCTATTTCCATAAACACTACAGTATCATTTCCGTATTTTTCTTCGAAATGTCTTTGTAAATCAAAATAAGTTTGCGTGAGAAGTTTGTCTTTGTTGTTTAAAATTTCACTTACGTCTGATGAGAGCATAGATATCCACTTATATTAATATATCGCGATTATAACATAACTAGATGTTTGTATATACTTTAGGACTAAGACCTAGCTGCTTTTATAGCACTATATGCTTCGTTGAGGCTTTTTGTTTTCTCTTCTGCTAGCTTAATCATGTGCTCAGGTAAATCTTTACTTGCTATAGAGTCATAATGATATGCTTTCATAAGTCGTCTGTAATTCTTTTTGATTACATCCATGCCATCTGTTTTACTTGACTCTAGGATTTCATAATATTTATCAAAATTATTTACACTTTGAGTGTATCCTCTGTTTGAGTGAGAACTTCCACCTTGTGAGTAACTTCCATATTTAAAACTTCTAGTACCACTAAAAGCCTGTTTCCCCATAACACTAAGACCAACAACTAAAAAGAAATTAAATGGGAAGAAGAGTATTCTAGGTGCAAAAACAAGAAGAAGTATACCTATGATGATACTTCCAAAACAAAATCCCAGCCACATCACTTCAAGAAAAATACCTAAAGCTATCAGCAAAAAGCCTACAAATTTTTTCATATACCCTCGTACTCTTTATTTTTACTAGTATAGCAAAAGATATTAACTACAAAGAATACGAGTTTAAAAATCTACTTTTTATGTCTTAAAACTTTTTCTTCACTAAGCATCGAATTGAGAGTTTGTACAACTTGTTTTGAAGCATCTTCTGCCGCATCAAAGTAAGTCATAACATTTTGAGACTCTTGAGTACATGTCCCATTATTTACACAATCTATCGCTTTTTTGATGTTATCATGTACAGCTTTATGTGGTAAAGCCATCTTAGCATAGCTAGCACACTTACTAAATGCATCTTTTCCATTACCTTCAAAGTACCACTTACCGAGTCTGCACTCATTATCTGTTACGAATTCATCAGTTGATTTTCCTGAGAAAACAGTTTTGTACCCATTTGCTTTAAATAAAAGATGATCTAGCTTAACTAAAACCATAAACACTGCATTTGTAACATCCTTAGTCTCTTGAGAAATCATTATAGAGTTTTGAGAAAGAATCACCATTTTTTCTTCAAATATATCCATTTGTTCATTGGAACTTTGAGAGAGTCTCTCCATAGCTTGAGAGTGTTCATGTACCTCTTGAGTGTTTTGCTTTAATGAAGAGACTGATATTTCAACTTCACTAGTTGCTTTTTGTGTTCTCTCAGCAAGCTTTCTTACTTCATCAGCAACAACAGCAAATCCACGTCCATGCTCACCTGCACGTGCCGCTTCTATAGCTGCATTTAATGCTAGTAAATTTGTCTGGTCAGATATATCTTTAATAAGCATAATAACATCAGAAATACTATCTACATTTGTATTTAAAGTATTAACCTGCTCATAAGTACTTGATATATGTTCAAGTAGCAAGCTCATAGTTTCAGAAAGTTCACTTATACCTGATGAAAAGTCATGAGTATGTTCATCATTTTCATGATTTCTATCTTCTATTTCATTTAAAGAGTTTAAGTTACTTTCTAAATCATCTTTAATGATATTAAGGTCCCTACCACAACCAGTTGTTAAGCCTTTGGTAAGTGAACGAATAAGATTATTCATAACTTCGCTATTCTCTTTAGTAAGAAGTTCTTCTTGAAGTTGCATATTTTTTTCTTTTAGTGCATCTATTTCAAGCCTTAGAATTGCATTGTCTTTTGTAACTAGATTTAACTCATCTTCAATTTTTTTACTTTTAGAAAAAAACATCTTATTTATCCTTATATATCAATGTGATAATAATATAATAACATAATTCAATATATAGACAGCAATATAACATATAAAATTTAATAGGTATTTTGTGATAAAATTTACTCATTAAAGGAGTTGCAATGGCAAAAGTAATCATATTTTCAGGTGCTGGTATAAGTGCTGAGAGTGGAATATCTACATTTAGAGATAGTGATGGGCTCTGGGAGAACTACAAGATAGAAGATATTTGTAGTGCAGGATGTTTAGATTTCAACTATCAGGAGACCATAGACTTTTATGATAAACGCAGAGAAGATATTTCAGATAAAAAACCAAATAGAGCTCATTTAGAGATAAAAAAACTGTATGATAAGTACCCTACTAAGATAAAACTAATCACACAAAATGTTGATGACATGTTTGAGAAAGCTGGATGTAAAAATGTACTTCATCTCCATGGGTTTGTTAGAGAAGTATGGTGTGAAAAGTGTGGGTTTCTCGATGACATAGGCTATGATAAACTTAAGGATACTTATGACTCATGCCCCGAGTGCCATAACAAACTCCGTCCTAATGTCGTATTTTTTGGAGAAGCAGCTCCAAAATATCAAGATCTCTATGATGAGTTAAATGATTGTGAAGCATTTATAGTTATAGGAACAAGTGGTAATGTCATTAACACAGATATGTTTCTATCTAATGCTATAAAGCTATCAATACTAAACAACCTTGAAGAGAGTGCCGCAATAAATGACAATCTCTATTCAAAAGTACTCTATAAAAAAGCTACTGAGGCTATTGATGAGATAGTTATTGATATTGAGAATTTTTTGAATTAAAAATCTTATTTCACAGAAGCTTGAAGAAATCTATTGGACGAGATTTTTCATCTTCTGAGTTGTCTTCATTTTTCTTCAAGATGGGAATATTTCTTGAGCAATGTATATATGCTTCTTCCACAAAGACAAGCGTCCAAAATGATACTTTTTGTTTTAAGGTAGGTAACTTTACATTTGATTTTATTTTATCTATAAAAGACAAAACTTCTTCTTCATTTAGCTGCTTTGCTTTTCCATTAACATGCAAACCTACTTTATTTTCAAAAAAATCTATAAACAGCATACCTATATGTGGGTTTTCCGATATATTTCCTAAAGAGGCCAAGACACCATTGCCTTTGAAGTCTGGATAGATAATATGTTTTTCATCAAGGACAATAACAAAGCCAGCTTCGCCAGAGCGAAAAGAGCTATCACACTCACCATTTTTGTCTGAAGTGGCAAGAAAAACCATCTCTTGTTTAGAAATAAACTCTTTCATGTGGGGTGCGATATAGTCTAGCATTTGTCTATTGTAAAAATCTTCTGCTTTATCTTGTGTATTAAATTTTTCTTGCATCATATGTTCGCCAGCCGAACCAGGTAGTTTATTCTTATCCATTCTATTCCTTACTCTAATATATAAATTGGAAGAGAATAGTAATATGTTTATCTTAATATACTAGAAAATTAATCTTTTAGATAGTTTAATTAACTTGAAAGTAAATCTCTTAAAGACTCTTGAGGATTTTTACCTTCAAGCATTGCATAAACTTCTTTTGCTATAGGAAGGTACAAATCTTTATTTTGAGCTATTCTATGAAGGGCATAAGAGGTTCCAATACCTTCTGCTACTTCTCCTAACTCTTTCATTATTTCATCTTGCGTTTTACCTTTAGCAAGCCCAAGTCCAACACGGAAGTTTCTACTCATAGTGGAAGATGCTGTTAAAAATAAATCTCCCGCACCGCTAAGACCTACAAAACTATCATCTTTAGCCCCATATACTTTACCAAAACGCTGCATCTCTACAAGACCGCGAGATATTAACGCAGCTGCTGCATTTTTACCAAGTCCTAAACCTTCACATATCCCAGCAGCAATCGCAATAACATTTTTATATGCACCTGAGACCTCTGCACCAATAACGTCTTTTGAAGTATAAGCTTTTATAAAAGGAGGAAAAAGTGCTGCAAATTCTGAACTTAAAGTCTCATTTAAAGAGTTAACAACAAGTGCTGTTGGAAGAGACTGAATCACTTCAGCTGCAAATGATGGACCTGAGAGAAAGGCTATATTTTCATCTGGAATATGCTTTTTATATATATCATTTAAAAATCTACCACTTGATGCCTCTATACCTTTTGAAGCAACTAAAACTTTTTGTCCACTAAAGATAAAGTTCTCTTCTAACCACCGTGCAACTTCCTGTGCAGGAACGGTAATAATGAGATACTCACACTTTAAAATCTCTTCTAAAGGTAAAAAATTATCCACATCTCTTGGTGTTCTAGATGTAATGTATACTTCATTATTAATCCCAAATGCATAAGCTAGAGCACTTCCCCATTTCCCAGCTCCTATAACGCCTACTTTCATTCTCTATTCCTTATGTACTTTCTAAATTCTTGAATATCATTTTTATAGCCAACTACAACAAGAGTGTCACCACTTGTTAATATATGGTTTTTAGCCTTGGAAGAATAAATAAACTCGCTCTTCATATCCTCATGCATTAGAGATAAGACTATTATCCCCTTATATCTACTCCAGTCAATACTTAAAATCTCTTCATCTTTTATATTACAATGCTCATCAATTTTAATCTGTGCTATTTTTAAATCATTCTCCTCAAAGAGGATACTATGTAAAACTTTATTTGAAATAGGTAATTGTAAAATATTGGTAATAATATCAGCTGTAGTCTCAACAACTGGAATAACTTTATTAGCACCCGCTAGACTTAATTTAGTTGCATTTTCTTTATTTGATGCAATAGCGATGATGCTCAATTTTGGAAAATACTCTCTCAAAGAGATTGTTAAAAAAATATTTTCTGCACTATCCGCTAAAACACAAAAGACTACCGAACTTTCCGTGTCTATACTATTTTCAATGCTCGACCAATCGTCACTTAAGTCAAAATACTCCGCGTCATATGTTTCATCTTCCAAATCATTTTTATTATTTGAATAAAGAAATACTTCTTGATATGTATCTTTTACATTTTGAACTATCTCAAATGCATACTTGTTAAATCCAAAAATAAGTGCTGATTTTTTATCCATTTTTGGCCTTTGTATCAAGATGATTTTCAAACTCTTTGATAAAAACATCGTAACCAATAGCTATAATATAATCACCAACTTCTAAAAATGTGCTATCTATTGGGTTGAATAAAAACCTATCACTAGTGTGTTTATATACTCCTAGAATAATAACTCTAAAGTTTTTATTGCCAAACTCTCCAACAATAGGATAATTCTCTACAATTCTTTCTGTAACTGCTATTTCAGCTATATTTACATTGTTACTTTCACTTCTAAGTTCATGAATCACTTCAAATGCAACAGGTTTACCTATAAACTCCTTAGTCATTAGACCTACAAGTTCTTGAGGATATACTAAGTTGTTTATTCCTGCAAAGAGTAGCTTTTTACGATTTACATCATTTATAAGCAGCGAGAGTATAAAGATATCTTTATCTAAAGAGCGTACAGTTAATGCCGTATAAACATTTTGAACATCATCTTCTCGTAAACATAAAATCGCTTTTACTTGCTTCTTAATATCTATGTTTAACTTTTTATAACTTTCAATACTTCCTGGGTCATAAGGTAGAACCGTTAAACCATCATTTCTTGCATTTTCAATCCTTAGAGGATCTATATCTAGGACTATAATATCACTATCTTGTAGCAATAGCTTACGTGTCACTTCTTTAGCAACGCTCTCATACCCACATACAAGATAAAATCTTTTTAATTTATTAATATCCTCTATTGTTTTCACTTCTTTAATTTCATCAAGCTTTTCCGTAAATGCCGAAACAACTAAAGAGGTCGTAAATGCCAATACTGCTATACCTGCAGTAATTACAAGCATAGCTACTACTCTACCCTCAGTCGTTACAGGAGTAACATCTCCATACCCAACAGTAGATATAGTAACGATAGACCAATAGACAGCTTCAAATAGTGTATTTATTGCCGAAGACGTATTGTTGGCTTCCATAACATAGATTAAAATAGAAGAGACAAATATAACAATGGAAGCAAAAACCCCTAATGTAATAAATTCAAATTTTTTACTCTGCAATACACCAATAAGCATTTGAAAACTTCTAGCATAACGAAAGAGTTTAAAAATACGAAAAAGTATAAAAACGCGAAGTAGTCTTAACTCATGGAAAAATGGAAGGACAGCAAGTAAATCAATAATGGCTCTAATAGAAAAAATATATTTTAATTTTACATATAAGATTTTTTTTAAGACTTTAAAAAGGCTTAAATCTTGAGATAGAAAAGAGTTATGATCAGCTTGTTGTACTATTATACTTGTTACACTACTGTTAATCCAAAGTCTCAAGATATACTCAATAAAAAATATAATCGAAACGACATAACTACTAAAAAATCTAAGGTAATCAGGCACTTCATGCTTCACTTCTCTTATTAGCACAGCTACGCTAATAAAAATAAGTGTAACCATAAATATGTCTACATATTTTTTATATTTATATTGATTGTTTTCAAGAAGATTATAGAAAAAAACTTTCTTTGCCTGATAAGCTTTAGATGTTTGTAAGTAGTATGCTCCATCTATAATCAGGCGTTTTATCATAAGTGTTTAACCTAGTTTTGCTTTTAAAAGCTCATTTACTGCTTGAGGATTTGCACTTCCCTGACTTGCTTTCATTACTTGTCCAACAAAAAAGCCAAAGAGTTTATCTTTACCACCCTTATATTGCTCAACTTTTTCAGGATTCGCCGCGATTATTTCATCACAGATAGCTTCAATAGCACCCGTGTCAGTCACTTGCTTTAATCCTAAAGTATCGATAGCACTAT encodes the following:
- a CDS encoding transglutaminase-like cysteine peptidase gives rise to the protein MQIHKLFLFIIFILMLKQNLFAELITPELITDAEKKYNKFAKNRFISIDEKLLKKLKDEDDIKKLNFVNTWVNYIKYKSDKKLYGVNDYWATLYEFVGKNEGDCEDYTIAKYYILKELGVNPKRMKFTYVIYKDRKGKKISHMVLSYLKKPKPKSKKDILILDNNNKMVLPASKRPDLVKVVKMMNGDTGAKSKKWKKLELDMKRKKL
- a CDS encoding bifunctional diguanylate cyclase/phosphodiesterase; amino-acid sequence: MTLYKQIALITSMIIIILLSSVMVINYQSAKDDMLQSLYETTVNNISTLTSKLAEASDERALLVTTIDSEFDSGYYKMIHFESNDGKSDYKQIDNHPIEGVPLWFINFANIELQTVSADVSSGWSMIGRVHVQGDVAIVYKALYETFTKLFYLFIVFLSVTLTILSFLLRLVLKPLYRIQKQAEAILKNEFIIQEEMPYTTEFKDVVMGMNAMVRKVEDIFHKGNQAAQRNKELLYNDPTTKLFNRRYLMLKLPDLIKEENKTYGGTIIFIALSGAEVINQVLGRQKADEMFLEIAKDFNEVYKMFDSRVVARVNGTEFTLMLPDCEADEASQNAQRINEHFNKLIEINALDPKSVYINIGLYRYKPTVNIGDLLTRADNALSRAKAFEEDNICLYEEKDETNALGKEQWRSIIEESIEKNHFSLKFWPTLNAKTKKIDHKVMTFTIDGGENKKYFYGDFIAPAINLGLVSKMYIVALRDLITTKHEEIDDCLCSIRLSKEFINDPSSYNELSSLFSQYARTLNFKLSFEVTDTFAIKNTEAVEAFVRLFAKYGFGFGINSFTGESNDFTYLKQLNPAFLKADTAFLLDQSHDSMSAIQIMTDSLGIEIIATFVRTNEELEALQKMHINSVQGPVTDMLL
- a CDS encoding MutS-related protein gives rise to the protein MLSSDVSEILNNKDKLLTQTYFDLQRHFEEKYGNDTVVFMEIGTFFEVYEVNNDEEQIGKAKEMAELLNIQLTKKNKNIIENSDKNPLLAGVPAVSFERYLSRLISEQKYTIIVVKQKGNPPKISRYIAQIVSPGTNFDHIVDNDDNYIVSILVDKYRDVYSVGYSAIDVTTGKTWLYETHSTSEDPSYALDEVFNLLNVYKTSEIVITFLDGVEEQRHVMQYLEIPEHYHYSVNNQRPRIDFQNELFKEVYQIQSLLSPIEHLDLERSPMITESLAILIHFVIEHDYHIVQKMSMPRLIDNRRFMYLGNNALEQMGIISKDRQEFTLLKMMDRSATAIGRRLLKERLLNPIMEKAELERRYNLIERVSSHTRYLDEMMRGVYDLERLSRRLNLGRLHPFEMNHIYDSMSSVKELMMYVKKHKIQKTPFHESEVEEFLRDINKSIDLDVSRRFTNATVDENFLMNGVDESIDTLVKENAVMLIAFEDIIKRIESILLSQNAGSSSRLVTLGLLEKEGYYISLSKNRYSLIEAEFKSDEEFSKYNVKKLTNSVKITSTFTDDLSDKIMKNRRKIVTLVKDRFIQLQGVYERRYALLFDRVISYVSDLDVGVSSSKVAQLYKHSRPMIVEPKGDENFIQIMQLRHPLIEIQERGGLYVPNDIVMGNRDYMDLPHPDTVMLEVSVHDGHEINGVLLYGINSSGKSSLMKSIGIATLMAQSGFFVSAAVMKFSIFDSLFTRIVSKDNLAKGLSTFAVEMLELKNIFNRSTVRSLVLGDEISHGTETLSGVAIVASAIKKLAKTRCLFLFATHLHQLSTMKEITTLKNVVDLHLSVEYDEEKDALIFNRKLQQGSGSSIYGLEFAKSLHMDDEFLEEANKIRKRLSNDFDELELLVKKKTSKYNKDLYVTKCIICGAIAEDVHHISQRSLADGAGFIGHFHQDNKHNLVPLCKEHHHLIHDGKIRVDGFIMTSKGLELQFEEQMSKPKEKKVIEPEINENVDVQEADEEPKGFVLDDW
- a CDS encoding DnaJ domain-containing protein, with the protein product MKKFVGFLLIALGIFLEVMWLGFCFGSIIIGILLLVFAPRILFFPFNFFLVVGLSVMGKQAFSGTRSFKYGSYSQGGSSHSNRGYTQSVNNFDKYYEILESSKTDGMDVIKKNYRRLMKAYHYDSIASKDLPEHMIKLAEEKTKSLNEAYSAIKAARS
- a CDS encoding CZB domain-containing protein, encoding MDIFEEKMVILSQNSIMISQETKDVTNAVFMVLVKLDHLLFKANGYKTVFSGKSTDEFVTDNECRLGKWYFEGNGKDAFSKCASYAKMALPHKAVHDNIKKAIDCVNNGTCTQESQNVMTYFDAAEDASKQVVQTLNSMLSEEKVLRHKK
- a CDS encoding SIR2 family NAD-dependent protein deacylase — encoded protein: MAKVIIFSGAGISAESGISTFRDSDGLWENYKIEDICSAGCLDFNYQETIDFYDKRREDISDKKPNRAHLEIKKLYDKYPTKIKLITQNVDDMFEKAGCKNVLHLHGFVREVWCEKCGFLDDIGYDKLKDTYDSCPECHNKLRPNVVFFGEAAPKYQDLYDELNDCEAFIVIGTSGNVINTDMFLSNAIKLSILNNLEESAAINDNLYSKVLYKKATEAIDEIVIDIENFLN
- a CDS encoding pyridoxamine 5'-phosphate oxidase family protein, which gives rise to MDKNKLPGSAGEHMMQEKFNTQDKAEDFYNRQMLDYIAPHMKEFISKQEMVFLATSDKNGECDSSFRSGEAGFVIVLDEKHIIYPDFKGNGVLASLGNISENPHIGMLFIDFFENKVGLHVNGKAKQLNEEEVLSFIDKIKSNVKLPTLKQKVSFWTLVFVEEAYIHCSRNIPILKKNEDNSEDEKSRPIDFFKLL